CACCGAGTACGGAACCTTCGAGACCGCGAGCCGGGTCGCCGGCGCCCGAGGCAGGGTCACCGCGAAATCGCAGCGCAAGATCGACACCGCGCTCGCGCTGATGGACAAACACGTCGACGTCAACGATCTGCTCGCACAGCTGAGCATCCCGATTCCCGCGGTCACCACGCCGCAGATGTTCACCTACCAACTGCTCGACCAGGCCCGCTCCGACCGCAAGCGCATCGTGCTGCCGGAAGGTACCGATGACCGCATCCTCAAGGCCGCGGGCCGGCTGCTGCAACACGAGGTGGCCGAGCTGACCATCCTCGGCGAGGAAAACCAGATTCGTTCCCGGGCAGCAGAACTCGGGGTGAACATCGACGCGGCCGTGGTTCTCGATCCGCGCACCAGCGCATTGTGCGACCAGTTCGCCGAGCAGTATGCCGAGTTGCGCCGCAAGAAGGGCGTGACGGTCGAGCAGGCCCGCGAGATCATCCACGACGTCTCGTACTTCGGCACCATGCTGGTGCACAACGAGATGGTCGACGGCATGGTGTCGGGCGCCGCCCACACCACGGCGCACACCGTGCGCCCGGCCTTCGAGATCATCCGCACCGCGCCGGGGATCTCGACGGTGTCGAGCATCTTCCTGATGTGTCTGGCCGACCGGGTGCTGGCGTACGGCGACTGCGCGATCGTGCCCGATCCGACCTCGGAGCAACTCGCCGACATCGCGATCTCCTCGGCGCGCACCGCCGCGCAGTTCGGTATCGACCCGCGGGTGGCCATGCTGTCCTACTCCACGGGCACCTCGGGCACCGGCGCCGACGTCGACAAGGTCCGGGCCGCAACCGAATTGGTGCGGCAGCGGGAACCCGAACTGTTGGTCGAGGGGCCGATCCAGTACGACGCCGCGGTGGAGCCGTCCGTGGCCGCCACCAAGATGCCCGATTCGGCCGTGGCCGGGCGGGCCACGGTGCTGATCTTTCCCGATCTCAACACCGGCAACAACACCTACAAGGCCGTGCAACGGAGCGCAGGCGCGATCGCGATAGGTCCGGTGCTGCAGGGCCTCAACAAGCCGGTCAACGATCTGTCCAGAGGGGCGCTGGTGGAGGACATCGTGAACACCGTGGCGATCACGGCGATTCAGGCGCAGGGGTGTAAATGACGGTCCTGGTGGTCAACTCCGGCTCCTCGTCACTGAAATATGCGGTGGTCAAACCGGATTCGGGTGAGTTCCTGGCCGACGGCATCATCGAGCAGATCGGCTCGGCGCAGGTGCCCGACCATGACGCCGCGCTGCGGGCGGCGTTCGACGAACTGGCCGATCAGGGTCTGCACCTGGACACGCTGGGCCTGGTGGCGGTCGGGCACCGGGTGGTGCACGGCGGCAAGACCTTCTACCAGCCCACCCTGATCGACGGCGAGCTGATCGCCAAGGTGCAAGAGCTGGCCCCGCTTGCCCCGCTGCACAATCCACCCGCGCTGCTCGGCATCGAAGTGGCGCGCAAACTGCTGCCGGATCTGCCGCACGTGGCGGTGTTCGACACCGCTTTCTTCCACAATCTGCCCGAGGCCGCGGCGACCTACGCCATCGATCGTGAGGTGGCCGAGCGGTGGGGCATCCGGCGCTACGGATTCCACGGCACGTCGCACCAGTACGTCAGCCAGCAGGCCGCGGCTTTCCTGGATCAGCCCTACGAATCGTTGAATCAGATTGTGCTGCACCTGGGTAACGGCGCGTCGGCGTCGGCGATCGCCGGAGGCCGCCCGGTGGACACCTCGATGGGCCTGACGCCGATGGAGGGCCTGGTGATGGGCACCCGCAGCGGCGACGTCGACCCGGGCATCATCATGTACCTGTCCCGCACCGCAGGCATGGCGGTCGAGGACATCGACACCATGCTCAACCGGCAGTCCGGTGTGCGTGGCCTCGGCGGCGAGAACGACTTCCGCAAGTTGCACGCCCGGATCGAATCCGGTGATGCGAACGCGCAATTGGCATACGACGTCTACATCCACCGGCTGCGCAAGTATGTCGGGGCCTACCTCGCGGTGCTGGGCCGCGCCGATGTCATCAGCTTCACCGCGGGAGTGGGGAAGAACGATGCCGCGGTGCGCCGCGATGCGCTGGCCGGGTTGACCGGGCTGGGGATCGCGATCGACGAGGAGCTCAACGCGTCACCGTCGCGTGACACCCGGCGGATCTCGACACCGGACTCGGCGGTCACGGTGCTGGTGGTGCCGACCAACGAGGAGTTGGCGATCGCGCGGGCCGCCGCAGCCCTGGTCTGAATCAGAAGCCTTTGACTGTGCGCGTGGGGCGCAGAGTGTGCGCGTGTGGCGAAGATTCAGCTGATGTGTCGCCGCTGACGCACGCTGGATTGTCTTTGGGCGAGGGCGGACCGCACCCGGCGAAGAACGGCGGCCGAACTGTCTTCCGCTACCACGCGGATCACGATCCAGCCGAGATCCTTGAGCATCTCCAGGCGGCGAATGTCCTTGACGTACTGCCAACGGTCGGTCCGATGCTGGTCTCCGTCGTACTCGACAGCGACCATCCACTCGTCCCACCCCATGTCGAGGTACGCGACAGGCAGTCCGTCGACCATGACGGGAATCTGAGTGGTGGGCCTGGGCAGCCCGTCGCGGACCAGCAGCAGTCGCAGCCAACTCTCCCTGGGTGACTGGGAGCCGGCGTCGACGAATGTCATTGTGGTTTCGAGGTTATCCACAAGCCGCCGTTCATACACATTCGACGCCTTGATCGCACACTCGGTAGCGAGTCGAGGAAAGGGAATCAGAAGGTGCTCATCGGCCGCACACTGTTGGCCAGGTCGATCAGTGCGTAGCGGTGCGACTGCGTGGGGGCGACGCGGGCCAGTGCCCGCAGTGACGCCTCGACGCCCAGCTTGAGGCCGTGCTCGGTGAACGGGAACCCAAGGATGTGATTGCTGCTCGCCGAGTTGTCGGCCAGCCAGTCCATCGCGGTGCCCAGCACCAGCGCCCTGATCTGCAGCACCCGTGGCTCCGAATCGGGCAGCGCCTCCACCCGCCGCGCCGCATCGCGGATGTTCTGTTCGGTGATCTCGCCGGTGGACCGGCCCGACAGCAGCGTGACCGCGCTGGTCAACCGGGCGGTGGTGAAATGCCGTGAGGTGGCCGGAACTTCGTCGAGGGTCTCGACGGCTTTGTCGCGGGTGCCGGCGACCGACTCGGCACGGGCCAATCCGAAACCGGCCGAGATCACGCCGTTGTCGGTGCTCCACACCGTGTTGTAGAACTTCAGCTCGTCGGCTGTGCCGGCCAACTCCGCCGTCGCGGCCAGCGCCAGCTTGGGTGCCAACTCGCCGGGCAGGGTATCCAGTACTTCGGTGAAATGCTTTGTCGCCGAGTCGTAGTCAGCGGAGAGCATCTCGGCCACGGCACGGAACCAGACGATCTGCCAGCGCCAGCCGGCCCAGGTGGCCAGGTCGTCGAGCTTGCGGGTGGCCTTGGCGACGTCGCCCAGATCGAGCAGTGCGCGCGCCTCCATCAACGGCAACTCCACCGACTCGGCAAGGTCCACGCCTTCGGAATCGATCGCCCCGTGGCGCGCGGCGCGCAACTGGTCCAGGGTGTGCACGGGCTGGCTGAGCACACTGGCGACCAGCATCGGGGCCCCGACATCGGTGCGATCCACCAGCGGCACGGGCAGCGCCCGCACGATCTCCTGCGCCGTCAGCTTTTCCGAATGCACCTGCCCGTCAACGTAAACGTCGGTGTGCGCAACCAACAGATCGACACCGAACGTCGACCGGGACGGGCTGAACACGGTCGACAGACCAGGGCGGGGGATCCCGGTGTCGGCGGCCACCACCTCACGCAGCACACCGAGCAGCTGCGAGGACATCTCCTCGGCGCTGGTGAACCGGCGCCGAGGGTCGGGGTCGATGGCGCGGCGCAGGAACCGGCCGAACGAGTCGTAGGTGTCGAGCACCGGATCCTCCGACGGCAGACCGTCGACGTAGCGGCCCCGGCGGGTGCGCAGGTTCAAGGTCA
Above is a window of Mycolicibacterium boenickei DNA encoding:
- the pta gene encoding phosphate acetyltransferase, encoding MPDGNIATAIYIASPEGDTGKSTIALGILHRLAATVPRVGVFRPITRLGEDRDYILELLLAGTTAGLSYDDCVGVSYQQVHEDPDVAIADIVDRFHRVAEQCDAVLIVGSDYTDVATPSELSMNARIAVNLGAPVVLAVKAADRTPDEVAHVVEVCLAELNHQHAHAAAVVANRCDPAQLTAVAAALKPLGPPAYVLPEEPLLVAPSVAELQVAVDGNLIAGDPELMSREAMGVLVAGMTAEHVLERLTEGVAVVTPGDRSDVVLAVVSAHAAEGFPSLSCIILNGGLELHPAIASLVEGLGLRLPIVATEYGTFETASRVAGARGRVTAKSQRKIDTALALMDKHVDVNDLLAQLSIPIPAVTTPQMFTYQLLDQARSDRKRIVLPEGTDDRILKAAGRLLQHEVAELTILGEENQIRSRAAELGVNIDAAVVLDPRTSALCDQFAEQYAELRRKKGVTVEQAREIIHDVSYFGTMLVHNEMVDGMVSGAAHTTAHTVRPAFEIIRTAPGISTVSSIFLMCLADRVLAYGDCAIVPDPTSEQLADIAISSARTAAQFGIDPRVAMLSYSTGTSGTGADVDKVRAATELVRQREPELLVEGPIQYDAAVEPSVAATKMPDSAVAGRATVLIFPDLNTGNNTYKAVQRSAGAIAIGPVLQGLNKPVNDLSRGALVEDIVNTVAITAIQAQGCK
- a CDS encoding serine/threonine-protein kinase PknG; translation: MKKPDDTDLPETPDTAGGPGTQPASLEDLDMDSQSTMRPMATQAVFRPEFDDSDAGPFGGADTEPQNLATIATRMLSPIRRLGGGLVEIPRVPERDPLAALMTNPVVAEQKRFCWNCGKPVGRSSSDGHALSEGWCPHCGSAYSFLPQLSPGEIVADQYEIKGCIAHGGLGWVYLAFDHNVNERPVVLKGLVHSGDAEAQAIAMAERQFLAEVTHPGIVKIYNFVEHDDKHGNPVGYIVMEYVGGTSLKQARGTRLPVAEAIGYMLEILPALGYLHSIGLAYNDLKPENIMITEEQLKLIDLGAVSRLNSYGYLYGTPGFQAPEIVRTGPTVATDIYTVGRTLAALTLNLRTRRGRYVDGLPSEDPVLDTYDSFGRFLRRAIDPDPRRRFTSAEEMSSQLLGVLREVVAADTGIPRPGLSTVFSPSRSTFGVDLLVAHTDVYVDGQVHSEKLTAQEIVRALPVPLVDRTDVGAPMLVASVLSQPVHTLDQLRAARHGAIDSEGVDLAESVELPLMEARALLDLGDVAKATRKLDDLATWAGWRWQIVWFRAVAEMLSADYDSATKHFTEVLDTLPGELAPKLALAATAELAGTADELKFYNTVWSTDNGVISAGFGLARAESVAGTRDKAVETLDEVPATSRHFTTARLTSAVTLLSGRSTGEITEQNIRDAARRVEALPDSEPRVLQIRALVLGTAMDWLADNSASSNHILGFPFTEHGLKLGVEASLRALARVAPTQSHRYALIDLANSVRPMSTF
- a CDS encoding acetate kinase — its product is MTVLVVNSGSSSLKYAVVKPDSGEFLADGIIEQIGSAQVPDHDAALRAAFDELADQGLHLDTLGLVAVGHRVVHGGKTFYQPTLIDGELIAKVQELAPLAPLHNPPALLGIEVARKLLPDLPHVAVFDTAFFHNLPEAAATYAIDREVAERWGIRRYGFHGTSHQYVSQQAAAFLDQPYESLNQIVLHLGNGASASAIAGGRPVDTSMGLTPMEGLVMGTRSGDVDPGIIMYLSRTAGMAVEDIDTMLNRQSGVRGLGGENDFRKLHARIESGDANAQLAYDVYIHRLRKYVGAYLAVLGRADVISFTAGVGKNDAAVRRDALAGLTGLGIAIDEELNASPSRDTRRISTPDSAVTVLVVPTNEELAIARAAAALV